One genomic region from Pseudomonas hormoni encodes:
- a CDS encoding histidine phosphatase family protein, translated as MQATRLTLMCHARTVAQKLARFPTDEPVEMDWQSAQGSLRSRFKGKPRLFSGPERRARQTAGLFGSDVEIVEALRDCDFGRWNGAQIDDLQKSEPQTLQAWLDDPHSAPHGGESVAQLGERVAAWLKTLEATPGHIVAITHPFVIRAALTQVLQSPSFNLIDVEPLSAIELRFNGCWRLRLSGTGVEGAC; from the coding sequence GTGCAGGCAACCCGTTTGACCCTGATGTGCCACGCTCGAACCGTCGCACAGAAATTGGCGCGCTTTCCTACGGATGAGCCTGTTGAGATGGATTGGCAATCGGCACAGGGCTCCCTTCGTTCCCGGTTCAAGGGGAAGCCTCGCCTGTTCAGTGGTCCGGAACGTCGGGCACGGCAAACCGCCGGGTTGTTCGGCAGTGATGTGGAGATTGTCGAGGCGCTGAGGGATTGCGATTTTGGACGCTGGAACGGCGCGCAGATCGATGATCTGCAGAAATCCGAACCGCAGACGCTGCAGGCCTGGCTCGATGACCCGCACTCGGCGCCTCACGGTGGCGAGTCTGTGGCACAACTCGGTGAGCGGGTGGCTGCATGGCTCAAGACACTGGAAGCAACGCCGGGGCACATCGTTGCCATCACCCATCCATTTGTCATTCGTGCGGCGTTGACCCAGGTGTTGCAAAGCCCGTCGTTCAATTTAATCGACGTCGAACCGCTGTCAGCCATCGAGTTGCGGTTCAACGGTTGCTGGCGCTTGCGTTTGTCGGGCACTGGCGTTGAAGGAGCCTGTTAA
- the cobF gene encoding precorrin-6A synthase (deacetylating) produces the protein MKKLMVIGIGAGNPDYITMQAVKALNLVDVFFLMDKGQSKDKLIDLRREICERYISDPDYRFVEAHSPERERGDVDYKASVDDLNLAKQLTFERLINEEMSDGQCGGFLVWGDPALYDSTIRILQAILASGRCVFEFDVIPGITSVQALAAQHKVPLNRIGRSIEITTGRRLAAGQVSEADSLVVMLDAEDSYHQVTDQETEIYWGAYLGTPDEILISGKLKDVADEIERVRKAARLANGWIMDTYLLRKP, from the coding sequence ATGAAAAAACTGATGGTCATCGGCATCGGTGCCGGCAACCCCGACTACATCACGATGCAGGCCGTAAAGGCGCTGAACCTGGTTGATGTGTTTTTCCTGATGGACAAAGGCCAGAGCAAGGACAAGCTGATCGACCTGCGTCGCGAGATTTGCGAACGCTACATCAGCGACCCCGATTACCGCTTCGTTGAAGCGCACAGCCCGGAGCGTGAGCGCGGTGATGTGGACTACAAGGCCAGTGTGGATGATCTGAACCTTGCCAAGCAGCTGACCTTCGAGCGGCTGATCAATGAGGAAATGTCCGACGGTCAGTGCGGCGGTTTCCTCGTGTGGGGCGATCCGGCGTTGTATGACAGCACCATTCGAATCCTGCAGGCGATTCTGGCGTCAGGCCGATGTGTCTTCGAGTTTGACGTGATACCCGGCATCACCAGCGTTCAGGCGTTGGCGGCGCAGCACAAGGTGCCGCTGAACCGGATCGGTCGATCCATCGAAATCACTACCGGCAGGCGGTTGGCGGCCGGGCAGGTGAGTGAAGCCGACAGCCTGGTGGTGATGCTCGACGCGGAAGATTCCTACCATCAGGTGACGGATCAGGAGACAGAGATTTACTGGGGTGCCTACTTGGGGACGCCGGATGAGATCCTCATCAGCGGCAAGCTCAAGGACGTGGCGGATGAGATCGAGCGGGTGCGCAAGGCGGCGCGGTTGGCCAATGGGTGGATTATGGATACGTATCTTTTGCGTAAGCCTTGA
- the ftrA gene encoding transcriptional regulator FtrA, translating into MQPTPGLVAILAYDGLCTFEFGIAVEIFGLARPEFDFPWYEHRIAAVDQGPMRAMGGIQVLADGGMELLRDARTIIIPGWRDRSAPVPEALIAALRQAHARGARLLSICSGVFVLAATGLLDGHGATTHWRYTAELAERFPNILVDPDVLYVDSGQLITSAGSAAGIDACLHLVARDFGTQVANSVARRLVMSPQRTGGQAQFIPTPVSPTPRSDLSRVMQWARERLHEPLEVRDLASEAAMSERTFLRRFTEATGMPPKAWLQHERLARARELLESTGQNTDRIAEHCGYRSVESFRVAFRNVVGVPPSVYRERFGRGVKAGI; encoded by the coding sequence ATGCAGCCCACCCCTGGATTGGTCGCGATTCTGGCCTACGACGGCCTCTGCACATTCGAGTTCGGCATCGCCGTGGAGATCTTCGGCCTGGCACGGCCGGAGTTCGATTTCCCCTGGTACGAGCACCGGATCGCCGCCGTCGATCAGGGCCCGATGCGCGCCATGGGCGGGATTCAGGTGCTGGCCGATGGCGGCATGGAACTGCTCCGAGACGCCCGGACCATCATCATTCCCGGCTGGCGTGATCGCAGCGCCCCGGTGCCCGAAGCGTTGATCGCGGCCCTGCGCCAGGCCCACGCACGAGGCGCGCGGTTGCTGTCGATCTGCTCGGGCGTGTTTGTGCTGGCGGCGACCGGTTTGCTCGACGGTCACGGGGCTACCACGCATTGGCGCTACACCGCGGAACTGGCCGAGCGATTCCCGAACATTCTGGTGGACCCGGACGTGCTTTATGTCGACTCGGGCCAATTGATTACCTCGGCGGGCAGCGCGGCCGGTATCGATGCCTGCCTGCACCTGGTGGCGCGGGATTTCGGCACGCAAGTGGCCAATTCCGTGGCGCGGCGGCTGGTGATGTCACCGCAACGCACCGGCGGCCAGGCGCAGTTCATTCCGACACCGGTCAGTCCTACGCCGCGCAGCGATCTTTCACGCGTGATGCAGTGGGCTCGGGAGCGCTTGCATGAACCACTGGAAGTTCGCGACCTGGCCAGCGAAGCGGCCATGAGTGAACGGACTTTTCTGCGTCGGTTTACGGAAGCCACAGGCATGCCGCCCAAAGCGTGGTTGCAACATGAACGCCTGGCGCGGGCTCGGGAGTTGCTGGAAAGCACCGGGCAGAACACCGACAGGATTGCTGAACACTGCGGTTATCGCTCGGTGGAAAGTTTCCGGGTGGCGTTTCGCAACGTGGTCGGCGTGCCGCCGTCGGTGTATCGGGAGCGGTTTGGGCGGGGGGTCAAAGCGGGGATTTGA
- a CDS encoding rhodanese-like domain-containing protein, with translation MTSLVRHVPAAPSAIALMHFSNRLTFETDCSDVYNSQQAGDVDFVLVDVRGPQAFERGHVPGAINLPGRLLTAEGLAGYGKSTLFVVYCAGPHCNGANKAAVKLAALGYPVKEMIGGVTGWLDEGLELSTQVQQPAATIIGCEC, from the coding sequence ATGACCAGCCTGGTCCGCCATGTTCCCGCCGCACCATCGGCCATTGCCCTGATGCATTTCAGCAACCGTCTGACTTTTGAAACCGACTGTTCCGACGTCTACAACAGCCAACAGGCGGGGGACGTGGATTTTGTCCTGGTGGACGTGCGCGGTCCGCAGGCGTTCGAGCGCGGACATGTGCCGGGCGCAATCAATTTGCCGGGGCGACTGCTGACCGCCGAAGGGTTGGCGGGTTATGGGAAATCCACGCTGTTCGTGGTGTATTGCGCCGGGCCACACTGCAATGGTGCCAACAAGGCCGCGGTGAAACTGGCGGCGCTGGGTTACCCGGTCAAGGAAATGATTGGCGGGGTGACCGGGTGGCTGGATGAAGGGCTTGAATTGAGCACGCAGGTGCAACAGCCTGCCGCGACCATCATCGGTTGTGAATGCTGA
- a CDS encoding type 1 glutamine amidotransferase — MRGLNLIQHHPAEGPGAIAEWAESRGLPLNVFRADLGQLPPVSAQPVILLGGPYESNAGPAWLEAERLWLAGCLDRGAPVFAICLGAQLLALGLGGNVRRMDRTETGWTSVTFADGQKLNVLEWHEDAIELPPGAQLLASSDQCEQQMYCIGPARVGLQFHPEWNAASVATLNAHFADESPLPRGEPDSAAHAAVFEWLQATLDQWWAVSSGR, encoded by the coding sequence ATGCGCGGGTTGAACCTGATCCAGCACCACCCTGCCGAAGGTCCGGGCGCGATTGCCGAGTGGGCCGAGTCGCGTGGATTGCCGTTGAACGTCTTTCGCGCCGACCTTGGCCAGTTACCACCCGTGAGCGCGCAACCGGTTATTTTGTTGGGCGGGCCTTATGAGTCCAACGCCGGACCGGCGTGGCTGGAGGCAGAACGGCTGTGGCTGGCGGGCTGCCTGGATCGAGGCGCGCCGGTGTTTGCGATTTGTCTGGGAGCACAGTTATTGGCGCTGGGGCTGGGCGGAAATGTGCGGCGGATGGATCGGACCGAAACGGGCTGGACCTCAGTGACGTTTGCCGATGGCCAGAAGCTGAACGTGCTGGAGTGGCACGAAGACGCGATAGAGCTGCCACCCGGCGCGCAGTTGCTGGCCAGCAGCGATCAATGCGAGCAGCAGATGTATTGCATAGGCCCTGCGCGGGTGGGTTTGCAGTTTCATCCGGAGTGGAACGCAGCATCGGTGGCGACGCTCAATGCGCACTTTGCCGATGAGTCGCCGCTGCCACGGGGTGAACCGGACAGCGCCGCCCATGCAGCCGTTTTTGAATGGTTGCAGGCGACGCTGGATCAGTGGTGGGCGGTATCAAGCGGCCGCTGA
- a CDS encoding ABC transporter substrate-binding protein yields the protein MKKLVMFGALALSMLSLTAVADDAKPIRIGIEAGYPPFSMKTPDGKLTGFDVDIGDALCEQMKAKCVWVEQEFDGLIPALKVKKIDAILSSMTITDDRKKNVDFTIKYYHTPARFVMKEGSDVKDPLTELKGKKVGVLRASTHDRFATEVLQPAGIILVRYGSQQEANLDMVSGRLDAMLADSVNLDDGFLKTDAGKGFAFVGPTYEDAKYFGGGAGIAVRKGDKELADKFNTAITEIRANGKYKQVQDKYFAFDVYGE from the coding sequence ATGAAGAAGCTAGTGATGTTCGGTGCCCTGGCACTGTCGATGTTGTCCCTGACCGCTGTGGCCGATGACGCCAAGCCGATCCGCATTGGTATCGAAGCCGGTTACCCGCCATTCTCGATGAAGACGCCTGACGGCAAGCTCACCGGTTTCGACGTCGATATCGGCGACGCGCTGTGCGAGCAGATGAAAGCGAAGTGTGTCTGGGTCGAGCAAGAGTTCGACGGCCTGATCCCGGCCCTGAAGGTCAAGAAAATCGACGCGATCCTGTCGTCCATGACCATCACCGACGACCGCAAGAAAAACGTCGATTTCACCATCAAGTATTACCACACCCCGGCGCGCTTCGTGATGAAGGAAGGCTCCGACGTGAAAGACCCGCTGACCGAACTCAAGGGCAAGAAAGTCGGTGTACTGCGCGCCAGTACCCACGACCGCTTCGCCACTGAAGTGCTGCAACCGGCGGGCATTATCCTGGTGCGTTACGGCTCGCAGCAGGAAGCCAACCTGGACATGGTCTCCGGCCGCCTCGACGCGATGCTGGCGGACTCGGTCAACCTCGACGACGGTTTCCTGAAAACCGACGCTGGTAAAGGCTTCGCGTTTGTCGGCCCTACCTACGAAGACGCCAAGTACTTCGGCGGCGGCGCCGGTATTGCGGTGCGCAAGGGTGATAAAGAGCTGGCGGACAAATTCAACACCGCCATCACTGAAATCCGCGCCAACGGCAAGTACAAGCAAGTGCAGGACAAGTACTTCGCTTTTGACGTTTACGGCGAGTAA
- a CDS encoding M14 family metallopeptidase, producing the protein MQRIDHPLPWSHLGTERTLSVFRYGAGTRKVYIQASLHADELPGMRTAWELKKRLTELETQGQLQGVIELVPVANPIGLDQHLQGSHMGRFELGSGKNFNRSFVELSAPVGELIGDQLGTDAHANIALIRQTMGQVLDDLPVPKSQLEAMHRLLLRHACDADITLDLHCDFEAAIHIYALPQHWPQWQPLAARLKAGVALLCEDSGGSSFDESCSSPWLRLARAFPEAAIPPANLATTLELGSMGDTRVDQAQANCEAILGFLAEQGFIKGTWPAAPSECCEGMPFEGTEYLFAPHHGVVSFLREAGEWVEQGDALFEVVDPLNDRVTTVRAGTSGVLFAIDRGRYTQPGTWQAKVAGRAPIRVGKLIND; encoded by the coding sequence ATGCAACGCATCGACCATCCACTGCCCTGGAGCCACCTGGGCACCGAACGCACCCTCAGCGTGTTTCGCTATGGCGCGGGCACACGCAAGGTTTACATCCAGGCCAGCCTGCACGCGGATGAACTGCCCGGGATGCGCACGGCCTGGGAACTGAAGAAACGCCTGACGGAACTCGAAACCCAGGGCCAGTTGCAAGGCGTGATCGAACTGGTGCCGGTGGCCAATCCCATCGGTCTGGACCAGCACCTGCAAGGCAGCCACATGGGCCGTTTCGAACTCGGCAGTGGCAAGAATTTCAACCGCTCGTTCGTCGAACTGAGCGCGCCAGTGGGCGAGTTGATCGGCGATCAGTTGGGTACCGACGCACACGCCAACATCGCGCTGATCCGTCAGACCATGGGCCAGGTGCTCGACGATTTACCTGTGCCAAAGTCGCAACTGGAAGCCATGCACCGCTTGCTGCTGCGCCACGCCTGCGACGCCGACATTACCCTCGACCTGCATTGCGATTTCGAGGCGGCCATTCATATTTACGCCTTGCCGCAACACTGGCCGCAGTGGCAGCCACTGGCGGCGCGCTTGAAGGCGGGTGTCGCGTTGCTGTGTGAAGATTCCGGCGGCAGTTCATTCGATGAGTCCTGTTCTTCGCCATGGTTGCGACTCGCCAGGGCGTTCCCCGAGGCGGCGATTCCACCGGCCAACCTGGCGACAACCCTGGAATTGGGCAGCATGGGCGATACCCGCGTCGATCAGGCCCAGGCCAATTGCGAGGCCATTCTCGGGTTCCTCGCCGAGCAGGGTTTCATCAAAGGCACCTGGCCAGCGGCACCGAGCGAATGTTGTGAGGGCATGCCGTTTGAAGGCACGGAATATCTGTTTGCGCCGCATCATGGTGTGGTCAGTTTTCTGCGCGAGGCCGGTGAGTGGGTGGAGCAGGGTGATGCGTTGTTTGAAGTGGTTGATCCGTTGAACGATCGGGTCACCACCGTGCGCGCCGGGACCAGCGGGGTGTTGTTTGCGATTGATCGTGGGCGCTATACGCAACCCGGTACATGGCAGGCGAAAGTGGCGGGGCGCGCGCCGATTCGGGTCGGGAAGCTGATTAACGACTGA
- a CDS encoding alpha/beta hydrolase, whose product MLKVFALLTLLASAAVHAQTPLHTDLPLKYLEQANPESVNQPLVIFLHGYGSNEQDLFGIKDELPTRYNYLSVRAPMVMEEGSYQWFRKKGEGAYNGETDDLKASGQVLLDFVAQAAKKYHTEPNKVFLVGFSQGAIMSYEVALRHPEVVGGIAALSGRILPVLKSELKPDEKRQKLAIFIGHGTADKRLPFNDGTEADSLLQSLSLKPEFHAYPGVGHSISATEMQDLSAWLQGLNP is encoded by the coding sequence ATGTTGAAGGTTTTCGCTCTGCTGACACTCCTGGCGTCCGCCGCCGTCCACGCTCAAACCCCGCTGCACACCGATCTGCCGCTCAAATACCTGGAGCAGGCCAACCCCGAATCCGTCAATCAGCCTCTGGTCATTTTCCTCCATGGCTACGGCAGTAACGAACAGGACCTGTTCGGCATCAAGGATGAGCTGCCGACTCGCTACAACTACCTGTCGGTGCGTGCACCGATGGTGATGGAAGAGGGCAGTTATCAATGGTTTCGCAAAAAAGGTGAAGGTGCCTACAACGGCGAGACGGATGATCTGAAGGCCAGCGGCCAGGTGTTGCTGGATTTCGTCGCACAGGCTGCGAAGAAATATCACACAGAACCGAACAAGGTTTTCCTGGTGGGCTTCAGCCAGGGCGCGATCATGTCCTACGAAGTTGCACTGCGTCACCCCGAGGTCGTGGGTGGGATCGCAGCGTTGAGCGGGCGGATTTTGCCGGTGCTCAAGTCCGAACTCAAACCCGATGAAAAACGCCAGAAACTGGCGATTTTCATCGGGCATGGCACGGCGGATAAACGCCTTCCCTTCAACGATGGCACCGAGGCGGACAGCCTGTTGCAGAGCCTGTCACTCAAGCCTGAGTTTCATGCCTACCCAGGCGTCGGTCACAGCATCAGTGCCACCGAGATGCAGGACTTGAGCGCCTGGTTGCAGGGGCTCAACCCCTGA
- a CDS encoding putative quinol monooxygenase, translating into MSDQVAFIVYLPAKPERFAETKERLLDVVHQMSAEPDFVNTWVHQLQGDPNTLVLYETWNCSKEDFITRHLRKPYRQEYEKHLPALLASERRIEFMDVIKSYPVRREV; encoded by the coding sequence ATGAGTGATCAAGTCGCGTTTATCGTTTACCTCCCGGCCAAACCCGAACGTTTCGCCGAAACCAAGGAACGGTTGCTGGACGTGGTGCACCAGATGTCAGCCGAGCCGGACTTCGTCAACACCTGGGTCCACCAGTTGCAGGGCGACCCGAATACCCTGGTGCTCTACGAAACCTGGAACTGCAGCAAGGAAGACTTCATCACTCGTCACCTGCGCAAGCCGTATCGCCAGGAATATGAAAAACACCTGCCGGCGTTGTTGGCCAGCGAACGCAGGATCGAGTTCATGGATGTGATCAAGAGCTACCCGGTGCGCCGCGAGGTGTGA
- a CDS encoding glutathione S-transferase family protein, which yields MKFFFHPSPNPMKVALLLEELQTPYELIGVDTFKGEQHQPAFLAINPNAKVPALVDGDATVFDSQAILLHLAQKHQRFLPTSVTGQAELLSWLMFIATGLSPFSGQAVHFLHHAPEDLAYAKNRYLKEVERHYRVLDQRLADHPYLAGDTYSIADMALWGWASYAPYILGENGLVAYPNVKRLFDEISARPAAQRAQGLKEKLVLKAEFDEETRRNLFPQNQAQ from the coding sequence ATGAAGTTCTTTTTCCACCCTTCGCCCAACCCGATGAAAGTTGCCCTGCTGCTCGAAGAGCTGCAAACGCCGTACGAATTGATCGGCGTCGACACCTTCAAGGGCGAGCAACATCAGCCGGCCTTTCTGGCGATCAACCCAAACGCCAAGGTGCCAGCGCTGGTCGATGGCGACGCCACCGTCTTCGACTCCCAGGCCATCCTGCTGCACCTGGCGCAAAAACATCAGCGCTTCCTGCCGACCTCGGTCACCGGGCAAGCCGAACTGCTGTCGTGGCTGATGTTCATCGCCACCGGCCTGTCGCCGTTCTCCGGCCAGGCTGTGCATTTCCTGCACCACGCACCGGAAGACCTGGCCTACGCGAAAAACCGCTACCTCAAGGAAGTCGAACGTCACTACCGCGTGCTCGACCAGCGTCTGGCCGATCATCCCTATCTGGCGGGCGACACCTACAGCATCGCCGACATGGCGCTCTGGGGCTGGGCCAGTTACGCACCGTACATCCTCGGCGAGAACGGCCTGGTGGCGTACCCGAACGTCAAGCGTCTGTTCGATGAAATCAGCGCCCGCCCGGCAGCGCAGCGCGCCCAGGGTCTTAAAGAGAAACTGGTGTTGAAGGCCGAGTTCGACGAAGAAACCCGCCGCAATCTGTTTCCACAGAACCAGGCGCAGTAA
- a CDS encoding Nramp family divalent metal transporter — protein sequence MKFSLPKVATAPFCPPEVAGSVAVDPRASFFKRVLRFAGPGLLVSIGYMDPGNWATAIEAGSRFGYSLLFVVLLASLAGMVVQCLCSRLGIATGRDLAQLSRERYSTRTARTQWVLAEISIIATDLAEVLGCALAFHLLLGCSLTFGIALTAFDTLLVLALQNRGFRRLEAIMLVLVSTIGVCFFVELLLIKPYWPDVARGFTPSLSAIGDAAPLYLAIGILGATVMPHNLYLHTSIVQTRMIGKDLASKQDAVKLARIDTIGSLALALLVNAAILILAAAAFHKTGHTDVVDIQDAYHLLDPLVGGALASVLFGVALLASGQSSTFTGTIAGQVIMEGYLNLRIPCWQRRLITRGLALIPAFIGVWLMGDNAIGKLLVLSQVVLSLQLPFALYPLIRMTNDHKLMGPFVNRLPTRVLAWGLFTVISGANSWLILQFLG from the coding sequence GTGAAATTCAGTTTGCCAAAAGTCGCCACTGCGCCGTTTTGCCCGCCCGAAGTGGCGGGCAGTGTCGCCGTTGACCCTCGCGCGTCATTCTTCAAGCGTGTCCTGCGTTTCGCCGGCCCGGGTTTGCTGGTGTCCATCGGCTACATGGACCCGGGTAACTGGGCCACCGCCATCGAGGCCGGTTCGCGGTTTGGCTACAGCCTGTTGTTCGTGGTGTTGCTGGCCAGTCTGGCGGGCATGGTGGTGCAGTGTTTGTGCTCGCGCCTGGGCATCGCCACCGGGCGCGATCTGGCGCAACTGTCCCGCGAACGCTACAGCACGCGGACGGCGCGCACCCAATGGGTGCTGGCGGAAATCTCGATCATCGCTACCGACCTCGCCGAAGTGCTCGGCTGTGCGTTGGCATTCCATTTGTTGCTGGGTTGCTCGCTGACCTTCGGCATCGCCCTCACGGCGTTCGACACGTTGTTGGTGCTGGCCCTGCAGAACCGTGGCTTCCGCCGACTGGAAGCGATCATGCTGGTGCTGGTGAGCACCATCGGTGTGTGTTTCTTCGTTGAATTGTTGCTGATCAAGCCTTACTGGCCGGACGTCGCCCGCGGCTTCACGCCGTCGTTGTCCGCCATTGGCGATGCGGCGCCGCTGTACCTGGCCATCGGGATTCTCGGGGCCACGGTGATGCCGCATAACCTGTACCTGCACACTTCGATCGTGCAGACCCGGATGATCGGCAAGGACCTGGCCAGCAAGCAGGATGCGGTGAAGCTGGCGCGCATCGACACCATCGGTTCCCTGGCGTTGGCGCTGCTGGTCAACGCGGCGATCCTGATCCTCGCGGCGGCCGCCTTTCACAAGACCGGGCACACCGACGTGGTGGACATCCAGGACGCCTATCACTTGCTTGATCCGCTGGTGGGCGGGGCGTTGGCCAGTGTGTTGTTTGGCGTTGCGCTGCTGGCGTCCGGTCAGAGTTCGACGTTTACCGGCACCATCGCGGGGCAGGTGATCATGGAGGGTTACCTGAACCTGCGTATTCCTTGCTGGCAGCGGCGGTTGATCACGCGGGGGCTGGCGCTGATCCCGGCGTTTATCGGCGTCTGGCTGATGGGTGACAATGCGATCGGCAAGCTGCTGGTGTTGAGTCAGGTGGTGTTGAGTCTGCAGTTGCCGTTTGCGCTGTATCCGCTGATCCGGATGACCAATGACCACAAATTGATGGGGCCGTTTGTGAACCGGCTGCCGACGCGGGTGTTGGCTTGGGGGTTGTTTACGGTGATCAGTGGGGCGAATAGCTGGTTGATTCTGCAGTTTTTGGGGTGA
- a CDS encoding LysR family transcriptional regulator produces the protein METLANLESFVRSAETGSFSAAARLLALTPAAVSRNVAMLERNIGVRLFQRSTRKLSLTEAGESFLASIGGNLEALQVAISAVSSDRGEPAGVLKVSLAPTFGIGHVLPLLPAFLARYPLIRPEWHFENRQVNLIAEGYDAAIGGGFELTPGVVSRTLAAADIVAVASPAYLKGRTPPRTPADLLGHTGIVMRGIRTGRIRQWVMHDRAGHEESATLNENIVLNDPAAMREAALLGLGVTLLVLPDVVTHIQHGELVRLLPDWYAEAGPISLYYPSRTLMPAKTRVFIDFVVEAFQR, from the coding sequence ATGGAAACCCTCGCCAACCTCGAATCCTTTGTGCGCAGCGCCGAAACCGGCAGCTTTTCTGCCGCCGCACGTTTGCTTGCGCTAACGCCTGCTGCAGTCAGTCGCAACGTGGCGATGCTTGAGCGCAACATCGGTGTGCGGCTGTTTCAGCGCTCGACCCGCAAGCTGTCGCTGACCGAGGCCGGTGAAAGTTTTCTGGCCAGCATCGGCGGCAATCTGGAGGCGTTGCAGGTGGCGATCAGCGCCGTGAGCAGCGATCGCGGGGAGCCGGCAGGTGTGCTCAAGGTCAGCCTCGCGCCGACGTTTGGCATCGGTCATGTGTTGCCGTTATTGCCGGCATTCCTGGCGCGGTATCCGTTGATCCGACCGGAGTGGCATTTCGAAAATCGTCAGGTGAACCTGATTGCCGAAGGCTACGACGCGGCGATTGGTGGCGGGTTCGAGTTGACGCCGGGCGTGGTGTCTCGGACGTTGGCGGCAGCGGATATCGTCGCCGTTGCCTCACCGGCCTACTTGAAGGGACGCACCCCGCCACGCACCCCTGCGGACCTGCTTGGACACACCGGCATCGTGATGCGCGGCATTCGGACCGGGCGGATTAGGCAGTGGGTGATGCACGATCGGGCGGGCCATGAAGAAAGCGCCACCCTGAACGAAAACATTGTACTGAATGATCCGGCGGCCATGCGTGAGGCGGCACTGCTGGGCCTCGGTGTGACGCTGCTGGTATTGCCTGATGTGGTCACGCACATCCAGCACGGTGAGTTGGTGCGCTTGCTGCCGGACTGGTATGCGGAGGCGGGACCGATCTCGCTGTATTACCCGAGCCGGACGTTGATGCCGGCCAAGACCCGGGTGTTTATCGATTTTGTGGTTGAGGCGTTTCAGCGATAG
- a CDS encoding NADPH-dependent F420 reductase, producing the protein MSTIGIIGAGAIGAAFARALSRQGIELVIANSRGPQTLASLVAELGPTARAGTREEAAAQPIVLVAVNWSKLPTALAGLPDFGGRIVIDANNSIEAPSYKAVDLDGRMSSEVFAEWVPGARVVKAFNHLAARLLESDPAAEGGKRVLFVSGDEAEAKAQVIALIERLGFCGIDLGELSVGARLAQFPGGPLPILNLVKFG; encoded by the coding sequence ATGAGCACTATCGGAATCATCGGCGCCGGCGCAATCGGCGCAGCGTTTGCCAGAGCACTGTCGCGTCAAGGCATCGAGCTGGTCATCGCCAACAGCCGTGGCCCGCAAACCCTGGCGTCGCTGGTGGCGGAGCTCGGTCCGACGGCGCGGGCCGGGACCCGTGAAGAAGCGGCTGCCCAGCCTATTGTTCTGGTCGCAGTCAATTGGTCGAAATTACCGACAGCATTGGCCGGTTTGCCGGACTTCGGCGGGCGGATCGTGATCGACGCCAATAACTCGATAGAGGCTCCGTCGTATAAAGCGGTGGATCTGGACGGGCGGATGTCCAGCGAAGTGTTCGCTGAATGGGTACCGGGCGCGCGGGTGGTCAAGGCGTTCAATCACCTGGCGGCGCGTTTGCTGGAGAGCGATCCGGCGGCGGAGGGCGGTAAGCGGGTGCTGTTCGTGTCGGGTGATGAGGCCGAGGCGAAGGCGCAAGTGATCGCGTTGATCGAGCGCTTGGGTTTCTGCGGGATTGATCTCGGGGAGCTGAGCGTCGGCGCGCGACTGGCACAGTTTCCAGGCGGGCCTTTGCCGATTCTGAACCTGGTGAAATTCGGCTGA